In the Flavobacterium sp. J372 genome, one interval contains:
- a CDS encoding 1-phosphofructokinase family hexose kinase, translating into MSQTILTLTLNPAVDKSTTIDSLKPDKKLRCEKPVYEAGGGGINVSRGLVRLGISSTAFFTSGGPAGNRLQQLLDEEGVKAMPFPVKSETRENFMVVATNGNDQYRFGMPGSELNADEAEGIIKAIDSCNPEIAVISGSLPPGFEPKQMRTIIKNLKSKGAKVIIDTSGEALQESLSEGVYLAKPNLGELAKLVGVDELHNDDADDAAKELINKGMAEMIVVSMGPQGAYLVTKDKTIHIPAPSVKKRTTVGAGDSMVAGIVAMMAKGEGELAMARMGVACGTAATMSTGTGLFKKEDVERLYRWLAKL; encoded by the coding sequence ATGAGTCAAACAATTCTTACCCTCACATTAAATCCTGCAGTAGATAAAAGCACAACCATAGACAGCCTCAAGCCCGATAAAAAGCTCAGGTGTGAAAAACCTGTTTATGAGGCGGGCGGCGGCGGTATAAATGTGTCGCGCGGGTTGGTAAGACTTGGGATATCTTCTACAGCGTTTTTTACAAGCGGAGGGCCGGCAGGCAACAGGCTTCAACAACTTCTTGATGAGGAAGGTGTAAAAGCGATGCCTTTCCCGGTAAAAAGCGAAACACGCGAAAACTTTATGGTAGTGGCAACAAACGGTAATGACCAATACCGCTTTGGCATGCCCGGCAGCGAATTGAATGCTGATGAAGCTGAGGGTATAATTAAAGCTATTGACAGCTGCAACCCGGAAATAGCAGTGATAAGCGGTAGCCTGCCGCCCGGCTTTGAACCGAAACAAATGCGCACAATCATTAAAAACCTTAAAAGCAAGGGCGCAAAAGTCATAATCGACACTTCGGGCGAGGCTCTGCAAGAATCGCTGAGTGAGGGCGTATACCTGGCTAAGCCGAATCTGGGTGAGCTGGCAAAGCTGGTGGGTGTTGACGAACTGCATAACGATGATGCCGATGACGCAGCAAAAGAACTAATCAATAAAGGTATGGCTGAAATGATTGTGGTTTCTATGGGGCCGCAGGGTGCCTATCTGGTAACTAAAGATAAAACTATACATATACCGGCGCCATCAGTTAAAAAACGCACCACGGTAGGGGCGGGTGATAGTATGGTGGCGGGTATTGTCGCGATGATGGCTAAAGGTGAAGGCGAACTTGCAATGGCGCGTATGGGTGTAGCCTGCGGTACTGCGGCAACGATGAGCACAGGTACCGGATTGTTTAAAAAGGAAGATGTGGAAAGGCTGTACCGGTGGCTGGCAAAGTTGTAA
- a CDS encoding DUF493 domain-containing protein has product MDKKTEEFYARLKEELTNSTLWPAEYLFKFIVPSDNQKVLQIEDSFDRMGAVIETTQSKTGKYTSVSINVKMESAQSVIDKYLELSEIEGIISL; this is encoded by the coding sequence ATGGATAAGAAAACAGAGGAATTTTACGCACGGCTTAAAGAAGAGCTTACCAACTCAACCCTTTGGCCGGCAGAATATTTATTTAAATTTATAGTGCCCTCAGACAATCAGAAGGTTTTACAGATAGAAGATTCATTTGACCGCATGGGTGCCGTAATTGAGACAACGCAGTCAAAAACAGGCAAGTACACCAGCGTTTCAATAAATGTGAAAATGGAAAGCGCACAAAGCGTTATTGATAAATATCTGGAGCTTTCGGAGATTGAAGGCATAATATCATTATAA
- a CDS encoding DUF4290 domain-containing protein produces the protein MQFTPEEAVTHLEYNAERPHLIIPEYGRHLQKLIEQAVALEDREERNKAAKYIITVMGSLNPHLRDVPDFQHKLWDQLFIMSDFKLEVDSPYPIPSRELLAQKPERLAYPQNFPKYRFYGNNIKYMIDVALKWEDGDMKNALIMVIANHMKKSYLSWNKDTVKDEVIFEHLYELSGGKINLQLTDEELSNSTDLMKVNKKVSNKMQFNNPGNNNPRQKMQRQNTGMRNQNQNNKNNRKNPNQ, from the coding sequence ATGCAATTTACCCCGGAAGAAGCGGTTACACACCTGGAATACAATGCCGAAAGGCCGCACCTTATCATTCCTGAATATGGCCGCCACCTGCAAAAACTAATTGAGCAGGCGGTAGCGCTTGAAGACCGTGAAGAACGCAACAAGGCGGCAAAATATATAATTACAGTAATGGGCAGCCTAAACCCGCACCTGCGTGATGTCCCTGATTTTCAGCATAAACTATGGGATCAGCTGTTTATTATGAGTGATTTTAAGCTTGAAGTCGATTCACCCTACCCTATCCCCTCACGTGAATTGCTGGCACAAAAGCCTGAAAGGCTGGCTTATCCGCAAAATTTCCCGAAATACAGGTTTTACGGCAATAATATTAAATATATGATTGATGTTGCCCTGAAATGGGAGGACGGTGACATGAAAAACGCCCTTATCATGGTGATTGCCAACCATATGAAGAAATCATATCTCAGCTGGAATAAGGACACTGTGAAAGACGAAGTTATATTTGAACACCTGTATGAGCTTTCGGGCGGGAAGATAAACCTGCAGCTAACCGATGAAGAGCTTTCAAACTCAACCGACCTGATGAAGGTGAACAAGAAAGTTTCTAACAAAATGCAGTTCAATAATCCTGGGAACAACAACCCGCGCCAAAAAATGCAACGCCAGAATACCGGCATGAGAAACCAGAACCAGAACAATAAAAATAACCGAAAAAACCCTAACCAGTAA
- the murA gene encoding UDP-N-acetylglucosamine 1-carboxyvinyltransferase: MGTFRIEGGTQLKGEITPQGAKNEALQVLCTPLLTAEKVTITNIPDIIDVNKLITLLKNLGVKVEKLGHGAYSFQADEVNMDYLQSDAFKEEGKALRGSIMIVGPLLARFGKGYIPKPGGDKIGRRRLDTHFEGFINLGAKFRYNKEEYFYGVEADKLKGAYMLLDEASVTGTANIVMAAVLAEGKTTIYNAACEPYLQQLCNMLNSMGAKITGVGSNMLHIEGVEKLGGCEHRILPDMIEIGSWIGLAAMTRSEITIKNVSWDNLGIIPNTFRKLGITLERKGDDIYIPAHTDGYEIQNYIDGSVLTIADAPWPGFTPDLLSIVLVVATQARGSVLIHQKMFESRLFFVDRLIDMGAKIMLCDPHRAVVIGHDFKSQLKGITMSSPDIRAGVSMLIAALSAKGTSTIQNGDQIDRGYERIDERLRVLGAKIERLD; the protein is encoded by the coding sequence ATGGGAACATTCAGAATTGAAGGAGGAACACAATTAAAAGGAGAGATAACCCCGCAGGGCGCTAAAAATGAAGCATTGCAGGTACTTTGTACACCACTGCTTACAGCTGAAAAAGTAACGATTACCAATATACCTGACATTATTGATGTCAATAAGCTTATCACCCTGCTTAAAAACCTGGGTGTGAAGGTTGAAAAACTGGGCCATGGCGCTTACAGTTTCCAGGCGGACGAAGTGAATATGGATTACCTGCAGAGCGATGCCTTTAAAGAAGAGGGTAAAGCGCTGCGTGGCTCTATAATGATTGTAGGGCCCCTGCTGGCACGTTTTGGCAAGGGTTATATACCTAAGCCGGGCGGTGATAAAATAGGCCGCAGAAGGCTAGATACACACTTTGAAGGTTTTATAAACCTGGGTGCAAAGTTCCGCTATAATAAAGAAGAATATTTTTACGGTGTTGAAGCCGACAAACTGAAGGGCGCATACATGCTGCTTGATGAGGCATCTGTCACCGGTACTGCCAACATTGTAATGGCTGCCGTGCTCGCCGAAGGTAAAACTACCATATATAACGCAGCGTGTGAACCTTACCTGCAGCAGCTGTGCAACATGCTGAACAGCATGGGCGCAAAAATTACAGGCGTTGGCTCAAACATGCTTCATATTGAAGGTGTTGAAAAGCTTGGCGGTTGCGAACACAGGATATTGCCCGACATGATTGAGATAGGAAGCTGGATTGGCCTTGCAGCCATGACACGCAGCGAAATCACCATCAAGAATGTTAGCTGGGACAACCTGGGCATTATACCTAATACCTTCCGCAAGCTGGGTATAACCCTAGAGCGGAAAGGCGATGATATTTACATTCCTGCACATACAGATGGTTACGAGATACAAAATTACATTGACGGTTCTGTACTTACCATTGCAGATGCACCATGGCCGGGCTTCACCCCTGACCTGCTAAGCATTGTACTGGTAGTAGCTACACAGGCACGCGGTAGTGTACTCATCCACCAGAAGATGTTTGAGAGCCGACTATTCTTTGTTGACAGGCTTATAGATATGGGCGCTAAAATAATGCTATGTGACCCGCACAGGGCTGTGGTAATAGGCCACGACTTTAAGTCGCAGCTCAAAGGCATTACAATGTCGTCTCCTGATATAAGGGCGGGTGTGTCAATGCTTATTGCTGCACTTTCAGCTAAGGGTACAAGCACCATCCAAAACGGCGACCAGATAGACCGCGGTTATGAAAGGATTGACGAGAGGCTTAGGGTACTTGGAGCTAAAATAGAAAGGCTGGATTAA
- a CDS encoding SRPBCC family protein, producing MEPIKQQALGREAYSTDKLSFSKYDPSGTDPNRYATVSNSTEADQYLHKGKKSVIPGLRVNVGTTERILMVAAGSYLLYRAFKKNHGNGKKALEGLTAGTMLFRGISGYCPAYDALSHSKKLSGGNVAITQNQTIDRPVNEVYNAWRKLENLPLFMEHLHSVSVIDNYKSEWKARIPGGLGTIGWTAEILMDEPNKLLSWHSMPGSTINNSGKVRFTDNGTSTDIEVTISYHAPLGAAGEVAAKMLTPVFESMLQKDIDGFKAYIEGGSSAGN from the coding sequence ATGGAACCGATTAAACAACAGGCTTTAGGCAGGGAGGCCTATAGTACAGACAAATTAAGTTTCTCAAAATATGACCCGTCAGGTACCGACCCTAACCGTTATGCAACGGTGTCAAATTCTACCGAAGCTGATCAATACCTTCACAAAGGCAAAAAAAGCGTCATCCCGGGGCTTAGGGTAAACGTAGGCACTACCGAAAGGATTTTGATGGTGGCAGCCGGCTCTTACCTTTTGTACCGCGCATTCAAGAAAAACCATGGCAATGGCAAAAAAGCCCTTGAAGGCCTTACAGCCGGCACAATGCTTTTCCGCGGGATAAGCGGCTACTGCCCTGCATACGATGCGCTGTCACACAGCAAAAAGCTTTCAGGAGGTAATGTAGCTATTACTCAAAACCAGACAATTGACAGGCCTGTAAACGAAGTGTATAACGCCTGGCGCAAGCTTGAAAACCTTCCACTCTTTATGGAGCACCTGCACAGTGTTTCGGTAATTGACAATTATAAATCGGAATGGAAAGCAAGGATACCGGGTGGCCTTGGTACAATTGGCTGGACGGCTGAAATACTGATGGATGAACCCAACAAGCTTCTTAGCTGGCACTCAATGCCGGGTTCTACAATAAACAATTCAGGTAAAGTACGATTTACAGACAACGGTACTTCTACAGATATTGAAGTGACAATTTCTTACCACGCACCACTGGGAGCTGCCGGTGAAGTTGCAGCCAAAATGTTAACCCCTGTGTTTGAAAGCATGCTGCAGAAAGATATTGACGGATTTAAAGCCTATATTGAGGGAGGCAGCAGTGCAGGGAACTAA
- a CDS encoding ATP-dependent DNA helicase RecQ, translated as MQAKDILEKYWGYDTFREPQEAIINAVLQRRDTFALMPTGGGKSVCFQVPTIMRDGLCVVISPLIALMKDQVENLKQRGIKAVSLAGSLSSDEISNLLDNCKFGDYKFLYISPERLKSDWIAERIGQLPVNLIAVDEAHCVSQWGHDFRPAYLQIYKIRDYLPKVPLIALTASATERVQQDIVAQLKMHDVAFFKKSFLRENIAYMVLEAEDKLGQMQRIFTKYSGSSIVYVRNRKACHEVSRQLISLGISATFYHGGLTSREKEANMSAWLANKAKVMVATNAFGMGIDKPDVQCVAHIQLPENLESYYQEAGRAGRNGEKSFAVALVNASDIRTARSQFIDVLPDKSIVHTVYAKLNSHLQIAYGEGLGETFPFNFNDFCRHYNLNPIKAFNAIQFLDRQGILTLSQQFNESVSLQFLIEGKEVLRYISLNPADEEMVLALVRNYPGIFDMQTAINTEFICKKAKCTENEFRVLLEKLSQKEIIAYKSSGNDSTITFNEVREDEFTINKTIKFLEQQNALKTVQFDAVVEYITNTARCKSRLILDYFGETDSTDCGNCSNCIASAKETVKPAAIRSSVVEVLKTGPHSSAELERTLGLTTQETVTALRTLLEERKIKIDNRNFYSIA; from the coding sequence ATGCAGGCAAAAGACATCCTGGAAAAATATTGGGGTTATGATACCTTCCGTGAACCGCAGGAAGCGATAATCAATGCTGTATTACAAAGGCGCGACACTTTTGCATTGATGCCGACCGGAGGCGGTAAGTCTGTCTGCTTCCAGGTGCCTACGATCATGCGCGATGGGTTGTGTGTGGTAATTTCACCATTGATTGCCCTGATGAAAGACCAGGTAGAAAACCTGAAGCAGCGTGGTATAAAAGCCGTATCATTGGCCGGGAGCCTCTCTTCAGATGAAATAAGCAACCTTCTTGACAACTGTAAGTTCGGTGATTATAAATTCCTGTACATTTCTCCGGAACGTTTAAAATCTGACTGGATTGCAGAGCGTATCGGCCAGCTGCCGGTAAACCTTATTGCTGTAGACGAAGCGCATTGTGTATCGCAATGGGGGCATGATTTCCGGCCCGCTTATCTCCAAATATACAAAATACGCGATTACCTGCCTAAAGTACCATTAATTGCACTTACAGCTTCAGCAACTGAAAGGGTTCAGCAGGATATTGTCGCGCAGCTGAAGATGCACGATGTGGCATTTTTTAAAAAATCGTTTCTTCGGGAAAATATCGCCTATATGGTTCTGGAAGCAGAAGATAAGCTTGGCCAGATGCAGCGTATTTTTACAAAGTATAGCGGTTCATCGATAGTTTATGTACGCAACCGTAAAGCGTGCCATGAAGTATCGCGCCAGCTCATTTCATTAGGCATCAGCGCGACATTTTATCACGGCGGACTTACTTCTCGTGAGAAAGAAGCAAATATGTCGGCATGGCTGGCAAATAAGGCGAAGGTAATGGTTGCAACAAATGCATTTGGGATGGGCATAGACAAACCCGATGTACAATGCGTTGCACACATTCAGCTGCCTGAAAACCTTGAAAGCTATTACCAGGAAGCAGGACGTGCCGGGCGCAACGGTGAAAAATCATTTGCTGTAGCGCTGGTAAATGCTTCCGACATAAGGACGGCCAGGAGCCAGTTTATTGATGTGCTGCCTGATAAATCTATTGTCCACACAGTATATGCCAAACTCAACAGCCATCTTCAAATTGCATATGGCGAAGGGCTTGGTGAAACTTTTCCGTTCAATTTCAATGATTTTTGCAGGCATTATAACCTTAACCCCATTAAAGCTTTTAACGCAATACAATTTCTCGACAGGCAGGGCATACTTACTTTGTCACAACAATTTAATGAAAGTGTGAGCCTGCAATTTTTGATTGAGGGTAAAGAAGTGCTGCGGTACATAAGCCTTAACCCGGCTGATGAAGAAATGGTGCTGGCGCTGGTACGGAATTATCCCGGTATTTTTGACATGCAGACAGCTATTAATACAGAATTTATCTGCAAGAAAGCGAAATGTACAGAAAATGAATTCAGAGTATTGCTTGAGAAGCTTTCGCAGAAAGAAATAATTGCTTATAAAAGCTCAGGTAATGACAGTACCATCACATTTAATGAGGTACGCGAAGATGAGTTTACGATAAACAAAACCATAAAATTCCTGGAACAGCAGAACGCATTAAAGACCGTTCAGTTTGATGCCGTGGTGGAATATATTACCAATACTGCGCGATGCAAAAGCAGGCTGATACTGGACTATTTTGGGGAAACCGACAGCACAGATTGCGGAAACTGTTCAAATTGTATAGCTTCCGCTAAAGAGACCGTTAAACCGGCAGCTATAAGATCATCCGTAGTAGAAGTACTTAAAACAGGGCCTCACAGTTCAGCTGAACTTGAGCGCACCCTCGGGCTAACAACACAAGAAACAGTGACTGCACTGCGCACATTACTTGAAGAACGAAAAATAAAAATTGATAACCGAAACTTTTACAGCATAGCATAA
- the fmt gene encoding methionyl-tRNA formyltransferase, with protein MEKLRIVFMGTPEFATGILDTIYKEGYKIAGVITAPDKPAGRGQKLKYSAVKEYAQEKDLKLLQPTNLKDPAFLEELKSLNANLQVVVAFRMLPEAVWRMPKLGTFNLHASLLPDYRGAAPINWAVINGETKTGVTTFFIDDKIDTGAMILKAETEIGENETAGALHDRLMVLGQETIIKTLQLIESGNVTTTIQPQEGDLKTAYKLNRDNCKIDWNAPGKAIHNLIRGLSPYPAAWSLIKDNEQEWNVKFYEARFIPDAHNYSNGAILTGKKEIKVAVNGGYLEVLSLQFPGKKKMTAAELLNGLQLSDNAMAY; from the coding sequence ATGGAAAAACTACGCATAGTATTTATGGGGACGCCCGAATTTGCAACCGGCATACTTGACACGATATATAAAGAGGGATATAAAATTGCCGGAGTAATTACAGCACCTGATAAACCTGCAGGCCGCGGACAGAAACTAAAATATTCGGCTGTGAAAGAATATGCCCAGGAGAAAGACCTGAAGCTATTGCAGCCTACCAATCTTAAAGACCCTGCTTTTTTGGAAGAATTAAAAAGCCTGAATGCAAATTTACAGGTGGTGGTAGCCTTCCGTATGCTGCCAGAAGCTGTTTGGCGAATGCCTAAGCTGGGTACGTTTAACCTGCATGCCTCCCTCCTGCCCGATTATCGCGGTGCAGCGCCTATCAACTGGGCTGTAATAAACGGAGAGACAAAAACGGGTGTCACCACTTTTTTTATAGATGACAAAATAGATACCGGGGCCATGATACTGAAAGCTGAAACTGAAATAGGTGAAAATGAGACTGCAGGTGCGTTGCATGACAGGCTGATGGTATTGGGGCAGGAAACGATAATAAAAACATTGCAGCTAATTGAAAGCGGCAATGTAACCACAACTATACAGCCACAGGAAGGCGATTTAAAAACTGCTTACAAACTAAACAGGGATAATTGTAAAATTGACTGGAATGCTCCCGGAAAAGCCATACACAACCTTATACGGGGGCTGAGCCCTTATCCTGCTGCCTGGAGTTTAATTAAAGATAACGAACAGGAATGGAATGTGAAATTTTATGAAGCAAGGTTTATTCCTGATGCCCACAATTATAGCAACGGAGCAATATTAACAGGAAAAAAAGAAATAAAGGTTGCAGTAAATGGCGGTTATCTGGAAGTGCTGTCATTACAATTTCCCGGCAAGAAAAAAATGACAGCTGCGGAATTGCTGAACGGTTTACAGCTAAGTGATAATGCTATGGCCTATTAA
- a CDS encoding HU family DNA-binding protein — MNKSELIDAMAADAGISKGAAKKALESFISNVGGALNAGNRVSLVGFGSWSVSNRAAREGRNPQTGKSISIAAKNVVKFKPGAELDGSVNAKK; from the coding sequence ATGAACAAATCAGAATTAATCGACGCAATGGCTGCTGATGCAGGAATTTCTAAAGGTGCTGCAAAAAAAGCGCTTGAATCTTTCATCTCAAACGTAGGCGGCGCGCTTAACGCAGGAAACAGGGTATCTCTTGTAGGTTTTGGTTCTTGGTCAGTTTCAAACAGGGCTGCAAGAGAAGGCAGAAATCCTCAGACAGGAAAAAGCATAAGCATTGCTGCTAAAAATGTAGTTAAATTCAAGCCGGGAGCTGAGCTGGACGGTTCAGTTAACGCTAAAAAATAA